Genomic DNA from Salinibacter pepae:
CCCGAATGAACATGCCCGAGCCGAGCCGGCTCCAGGTAGACACGAAGGCCCAAACCCTCACCGTGGACTGGGCAGACGGACACACCTCCGTCTTTCCCCTCTCGCGCCTCCGGGCCGCCTGCCCGTGCGCCGAATGCCAGGGCGACGCGATCGACCGGATCGACCCGCCCGCCCCCGACGCCGGGCCGCCCGACGCCTCCCCGCAATGGACGGATCTCGAAATCGAGCCCGCCGGGAGCGTCGGCATCCGCATCACGTGGGACGACGGCCACAACGCCGGCATCTTTCGGTGGGACCGACTTTGGGACCTCCAACCGCCCCGTGCATGAACGGGCCCCGCCGTCCGTTCTTATCCGGTGACCTGGGCGATGGCGATGAACAG
This window encodes:
- a CDS encoding DUF971 domain-containing protein, yielding MPEPSRLQVDTKAQTLTVDWADGHTSVFPLSRLRAACPCAECQGDAIDRIDPPAPDAGPPDASPQWTDLEIEPAGSVGIRITWDDGHNAGIFRWDRLWDLQPPRA